In Henningerozyma blattae CBS 6284 chromosome 7, complete genome, a single genomic region encodes these proteins:
- the TBLA0G00870 gene encoding uncharacterized protein (similar to Saccharomyces cerevisiae GPM2 (YDL021W) and GPM3 (YOL056W); ancestral locus Anc_3.172): protein MTMGEANDTFKLIVLRHGQSELNHENIFCGWIDAKLTEKGKDQARNTAKLIKDYCLTNNVKLPEIGYTSRLVRTEQTMDVILEELGISQLNKFKVTGSVDSDDIDKFFKESRPTTIPVLQTWRLNERHYGSWQGQRKPNILEKYGKDEYMYIRRDYHGKPPQADLKREMVQEKNDLGSATGYEFKEPNRNLKYRFEEDSKEKLPDSESLSEVVKRLNPFLENVVFKISQIKNQSSCLIVGHGSSVRSVLKILQNISDEDIKDIDIPNGIPLVIELEKNTNKFIKCFYLDPESAKVNAEKVRNEGFVHNP from the coding sequence ATGACAATGGGCGAAGCAAATGACACCTTTAAATTGATTGTATTAAGACATGGTCAGAGTGAATTAAAtcatgaaaatattttctgtGGTTGGATTGATGCCAAATTAACAGAAAAGGGGAAAGATCAGGCACGTAATACAGCTAAATTGATTAAAGATTATTGTTTAACTAATAATGTGAAATTACCAGAAATTGGTTATACTTCAAGACTTGTTAGAACTGAACAAACAATGGATGTGATTCTTGAAGAATTAGGTATTTCACaactaaataaatttaaagtaaCTGGTTCTGTTGATAgtgatgatattgataaatttttcaaagagTCCAGACCAACTACCATTCCTGTGTTACAAACTTGGAGATTAAATGAACGTCATTACGGTTCATGGCAAGGTCAAAGAAAACctaatattttagaaaaatatggTAAGGATGAATATATGTACATTAGAAGGGATTATCATGGTAAACCTCCACAGGCAGATTTAAAACGTGAAATGgtacaagaaaaaaatgatttaggCTCAGCTACTGGTTATGAATTCAAAGAACCAaatagaaatttaaaatataggtttgaagaagattcaaaagaaaaattaccAGATAGTGAATCATTATCCGAAGTGGTTAAAAGATTGAATCCATTTTTGGAAAACGTAGTATTTAAAATCtcacaaattaaaaatcaatCTTCCTGTTTGATCGTTGGCCATGGTAGTTCTGTTAGATCTGTGTTGAagattcttcaaaatatttcagaTGAAGATATAAAAGATATTGACATTCCAAATGGGATCCCATTAGTTattgaattggaaaaaaatacaaataaattcatcaaatgtttttatttagaTCCTGAATCTGCCAAAGTTAATGCTGAAAAAGTTCGTAATGAAGGATTTGTCCATAATCCataa